TTAATTTTTGTCTTCCTTCATTGAAGGAAATGGCAGGCATCCTTGTGATGAAACATATCTATTCTCCCCATGTCCGTTACAAGGATATGGAAGTTATCTCATAAGGAGATCTTATCTGATAAGGACTTGAGATCAGGATTCAGACCCATATATCCTCCCGGGACTACAACGGTCTGGGACCAAAATGAAATTCCCCATGCCTCCAGGACCACAAGACCTTCATCAGAAGCAGTTAGGTCTTCACACTCCCCATTATTTTACAGTgatgggagagtacacatctagggTACACGTATGCCAATACCTATAGCCCAAGAAAGTCTCTGGTATCGTATCGCTTCAAAAAAATGGACTACCTTGTGgcaatattcatcatcatcatcatcatcatcataatataTTGGTCCTTTTGGAGGGGCTAAAGTCAGTTTttcacttggagacagtcacaatctcacAGGACACATCCTCCCCTGGGACAGTCACAGTCATCCAGCCTGGCAAAGACACCCTGCACAGATTTCAGAAATGCAGGGACAGGGATCTACAACCCAACTGATCCAACAACACAAAATTGGGAACAGCTGTAGGCTACTTTCCAATCTTATGAATTAACAGAAATAAACacaaaaagtttttgaaaaaagttttatgagtTACAATAGATAAGTTAGTAGAAACAGGTCGAGAAATCAAACATACAGGCAGTTTATCAATATTTCATTATATCCCTTTTTCAGGTTGAGTTTCAAAGTGTCTTACTTAAAAATACAAAGAAAAAACAGTCGGAAAAGAGTCCACAACCTCCTGAATATTCGACCCTGTTCCTTCATCTAACATGACAAAGGCTTCCAGATTCCCTACATGTATGGCCATTTTCCAGCAGCCACGACACTGGCCGGTAGAATCaccaatttcattttcttgctgaCACAACAGACCATAGCACATATTCTGTACAGTAGTCTTAAAATGCACTGATTTTGATCCAAAATCAGATTGACTTGTTCCTCACTTTGCCAAAGCAGCCATAAGCAGTTCTATCTTACTGACCAAGTTTTTTCCTTCTATCCGATTGACATTGATAGATTTGAACGGACTGCCGAGACTTGTCCATTTATTGTCTTTGACTAGCGTGTGATTACTGTTTGTCTCGTCAGCTTGTTTGGGGCAGCTCTGCACACTCACTTGGATACCACTGACTGGAGCACTCCTGATTGATAGAACCCTGAAGTAGAGAAAAGATGACTCAGCTCTATAATAGTAGTGTTGTGGTGAGACTTAAAACTTCTCTCTTTGGTGGCGAGGCAACTTCCAAGTTGTCAGTTAACAGAGGAACATCATCAAAAGTGACCTTACCTTTCACCAGTAGGTGATGCCAGCATGACCGTTGACGTGTTTCCCAGAGGTTCCATGTCACCCACGCCTGCATGAGTGTTGATGGACAACACCTGCCAACCCATCATCTTCGATAATGTTTGCACTGCTGAGATCTGATGTTGGGCTATCTGCAAGAGAGTGAGTGAAATATAAACATAAACAGAACACGCAAAGTGCAAAGCTTTCCTCCATGTTATGCATCAGATGAGTCTTCAACAAGTTATCCGGAATCTTGGCAAATAGAAATCGATCTTGCAAACATACCTGGCAAAGTATAAAGTCTCTGAGCTCTTGTTCCTCAAAAGATAATGTGATAACTCGCCCATCTCGGCAAACAGCCTTGATGTTGTCTGTCCCGACAATGAGAGCTTGTGTCGTCCTGGAATTGAGAGATAAGATGGGTTTCAACAGGTTTTTTTTATCTCGTAATAACAGTTCTGTACGAGATGAAGCTGATACTGATCAGGGCAAGTATCAAAGAATAGCAGGTGTTTAGGCCCTCTTCAATGAGGCAGAACATACCTGTATATTCAAAAGCCTATTGCAAGAGGAGAGTACACATATGTGGTAGAACTTACCGCACGGTATCATAACCTTGTGATGTAATATTAATCTTGACTGTTGATTCTAAAGCCGAGCTGAGACTGTTCCAATGAGAGGCTATGAGGGGGTCAGCTGTGATACGTGAAAACTCATCAAGGAATTGCATCGTCCTGAAAGCATGAAATGATTCACATTCATTTCAGAGAAAAATACAGAAAGGGTGGACAGTAATCAGCAAGCACCCAAGGTGATAACTTCTTCATGGCAGACAACTGATGAGAGCCTAGAAAAAACATCTTTCAGTTGTTTAAGCTACAACAACAGATCAAAAACACTAGCAAATATAACTATGGATGCCTAGGCCAAAAAGGTCACACTCATGAAAGAGTTTGTCCCGATTGTCTTAACTTACTTTTGTCTCAGGACAGTATGCTTCGCTTGTTTGATTATTTGTTCTAATAACGTCTCGCTGAAATAGAATTAAATTAAAATGAATTTGTGGATGATTCTCATCATCAATGATCATCCAGAATTTGATCAAGAAAGATGCAGACTATAAGTCGATAAAACCATGGAAGCAGACAACAGCATTTATACTGCAAACCTTGCAAAACGACATGAGATGTTTGCAAAAATATTCAGATTTTGCTTCATTTATTTCAGTCAATGGGtgcattttccaatgataaacCATTAAGTAAGACATTTTCCTGCCCCTAAAGTCTGGGGTCAagtttcttgcagacgccagtcTTGTTCTTGATTTGCATTTGCATTCTTACCACTGTGACATCTCAATCAGATCATCCCTACTAAATGCATGCGGTCCAGCCATCCGTCGCCGTTTGTTGACCCCCAGAGTCGTAGTGACAGGATGTGGTGAAGAGTGATGGATGTTCTTGTAATGCACTTCTCTCAACAGCTGATGTAACGAATGCTCCAAGACATGGTTATGTTCAGGTCGGTGGGGCATAGGGGGAGTCTGGAAAGAGAGAACAATATGGTCAGATGGTAAGAATGTCAGTCAAATAGTATGTTCAGTAAACCAAAACATACCATACAGATCATTTTTAAGTTTTATCACAAATCCATCAGCACTTTACCCTTTTTAGTCTCATCCATATCCATTCTTGATTATCCCAACGAGCCTTCCAACTAGTCTTCAAAGTAGTCAATTCAATAACAGATGGACAAATGGATGGTTGTTTCAGATGTGACTCGCCTCTTTAATCTTCCATCTAAACCCCATGAGACTACTGGTATTCAGAACAGATTCCTCATTTTAAGCTCTAGTCACAACAACGACTCAATTTGAAAATCAGTTGAGATAGAATAAGCAAAGCTACCTTACCTTTTTATCTTTTCCAGTATAGTGGCAGAGTGCAATAGATAACTGAACCCCGGGGAACAACTGTAATGAAAAGTATTAACTACATTCAGCATCAGCTTTTCCTCTTTGATGTTGAGTCAATAATGGCAATACCGGTAACACACTGTACTTCATGTagaatgtacataatgtattCATTGGGTTCAGGAATTCTTAAATTTTCAACTTTGTCACCCAAGGTACTTACATTAGATATAATTTGTTTTCCAATGACGACATGTGAGATCTGCGACTTCAATTGGACTGCTTCTCTTGCAAGCTGAAACAGAACACTAGATGAAATAGTTTCAGGTGCATCCAAACCCTGATGAACCCAACTCAAAGTCAAGATTGCCGACATCGTTTTCTATTGGAGTTACCTGAAATGGTTCTGAAAGTTACAAATTCTCCAAACCCCAACGACATCAAGCTGGCTATTCAATGGAATGCTTTTATAAGCACTCTGTGGTGGAACCATAGATTTTGATTGATATCAGTGGTATCTTGTGGTACATTACTTAGGTTAAAGACTTTCACCAAAAAGACTTGATCAATATTTAAATGGGAGAGAAGCCCAACTCACAAGTACTGTAACCAAATAAAGGAGGACCAGTTTAAAGCACATGAAAGTATGCATCTTACTTACATGGGCAAACAACTCTTTGCAAAAGATGACATTCTGTGCAGCCTCCAATTTCTGCTGCCAGTAAGCCTCAGATGGTACAGATGTTTCCAGATTGGCTGCGATGGTCAATATGGCACTAGCAACATCACTCGCTTCTGAAAACGTAAAATATAAGAATATTCAGGAAAAGTCAACAATACGTCACCAAACAAGAGGAGTAACATGGATTACTGCCAACTGGCTGTGCAACTTGCAATTATATACTTTGAGTTCCTGAGATATGGACAAGCTGGGTATTTTGAATATATCATCAATAATCGATACCAGCATACTCATCACAGACAACAGTTAAATGTACACTTGTCAATTAAAATGTAGCAACAGATGTTGAGTTTGAATGTGCTTTAAGCCCTTTACTCAGGGATTTTGAATTGGTGACATCACAATAAAGTTTATCTGGCCACAATTAAGGTATTGTTATTTCTATTTGACACCTTCTAGGATTGAAACAGAACAAACTTCCATGCAAATTTGGAAACAGGTACAGGACAGATTTCGACAGTTGTACTGACTTTGCCGACAGCAGAAATCAAAACCATCACCAAAGCATAGAACTGAATACAAGAACTTTTGTCATTCATTCAAATAATCTCGATCCTAAGACATTCCAAGTTGTGCCCAGTAAAGGGAACTTGAATAAGTAAGCTTTTAATTTCTTAATTCTGATAACACTAAGATGCCATCCCCTGTTAGTCTCTGGGCAATTCTTAAGTTAGTTTATGGCTGATTTTCTGGCATCATATTCAATTTGTCAAACTAGTGACAAACCTATAATGAAAAGAAGTGCAGCTCCCAACAActaggtcttatttgattcaggatCACCAGTGTGTGTTTTTCCTAGCACAATAAGACAACCATGCTGACAAACAAAACAAGACAACAGCTTAAGTTAGCAGACGGACAAAACCAAGATGTACAATGACTCTTGAATGTTTGCTAGGAAAGATACCAAAGAAGAAATCTAATCAAGTCCAGATCATGACATGACTACAACATGAAATATAGAGGATATGACGCCATTTCAAGGACTGGCACACATCTTTTCTTAACGGTTTTCACTATTACAACAAGCAAGTTAGTTCGAATTAGTAAAGAGGAAATCAGACTAGGAGGGAGAAGGAAAGGACAGGGCAGGAAATATCTGAAAATCATGGCACGACagagaattaaaaaaattacctGAGTCTGAAAGTTAGAGGGTAAGTCATGGTTACAAAAGTGTTTGGTGAGTTGGAATGAGATTCAGAAAAGGAATATTCACACGAGAAAAAGCAAATAGCCATAAAGCAATTTGATTCATGGTTCTTTGATGTCCAATCGGTGGGAAAAAGCTATCCGCAAACAAGATTGTGCGGTCATAAGGTCGAAAGCATTTTAAGGCTCTCTATGAAGCAACAATGattattcattgaatttgaagcgagCTCTAGCAGTTTAGAATAGCCTGCTCCTAATACCAGAGGCAAAGGAAGTTGGAAAAAATGAAGTGTTAGAGTTGTCAAATGAGAACAGGAAATCATTTTCAGATGTGTGCGATGGCAAAGGaaaatcaacaatttggggTTGGGCAGGCAGTGGCAGGCATACCCTTGGGGCTTCTAGGAAGTCTGAACTCTGTATAGGCCCTACTCAGGGCTTGTGGCGTGGCTCTGGCGAAAGGGTACACATGagcaaataatttcaaaaaagtTATCAGTATGGAATGATTCCTCACACAATTGTCTTTTAAGTGATGTATGATACATATCCGACATTCTATTGAGGATTGACAAGATATGGACTTCGGAATTTATCCCTCTCTAGTCACAGCTAAAGTAACTCAGGAAAGTCATAAAACACTTTTCAAACActtcaaaaaaaattacaaatttgtCCCCTTTCTCTTTTTCCCAAATGTTCATGCGGATCTTCTAGCCATAGCCACTTCAATTTGGCACCAGTGGACCTGGATGGACTTCATACATTTCAGCCAAGGGATATCCAATGTGTCCATACTTGGGACGCCCCTTATATGAAGCAGCACTGTGCAGTGTTAAGAACAAAACCTGATTACCGGTAGATGTGTTACAGAAAACTTATACGAACACTTGATCATCTCTTGTCAACTTACCAATCGCAGAAAACTTATGTTCTTTATGTTTCGTTTCTGGATGGAAGATACAATGGGTTGATTgtaatgaaacatttcaaaacccTCGTACACATTACGATCAGGCCCAACCACCAAGAAGCAAATCCAAAAATACCtgtgactgtacatgtacaagtatatgGTCAATCTTTATTTCTCAACATAAGCCTTTGATCGATAGTGCAGATTAATATTCAGAGACAAACTGGTGAAGGCGATACTTATCCCAAATAGGTCGAATGTGAAGTGTCTACCACATGAACAATTAGTATATTACCAGACAATAATCATGCAGGTTTAGTCAAATGATGGCCTTTTCCAACAACCTTTCATCTGAAAATTTACAACACTAGGAGTCAAAATCATATGTTTTAGAAGTTAATCATTTTTTATAGATACCAAAAGCAGTACTATTTTCAGTGTTGACAAGTTCCCATGCTTGTTACTCAACCAAACCCCCTGTCTAAAACCTTGCAAttgaaatatgttttaaaaagagagaaaataGTTGACAGTTTAGTTATCATTTCCATGCTATTCAGTAGTAATGTCAGGCTAAAGTTAATAATGAAATGCACTTTTTACAGCAAGTCAATTTCTAATACATGAAGGTGTAATTCCTTCAGTTTTGACTGATTTCTCCTTAAACATGCTTGGAACATAGACCTTAGACCTCATGCCATTACACAAACAACATCATGCAGATTGCACCAGACCCAACGACCCCAACCAATATACCCTAACAGCCAACAATAAtctatttcatcaatttaaGTCTTTCCCATCACAGATCTAATCTTACCTTTCAGGGGAACTTTAAATACAATAAATCTAAGTTATCCAAGTTTGAATACCATGTTATCAGGCAGTTCAAGAAAGCTATTGTCGAGAACTAAACTTGTTAAAAGTATAAGTTTTCTTGATTAAAAGATTCTTACATTGTAGCTTTTGACAGAAGGGTTAATTAAGTTGAACAGACTATGATCATGAATACAATAAATCTGAATAATGACGTGCAAAACTTCACCAAAATTTTTCAACTGGAATTTACATGTAGGCTTAAATGTTTTGCCCCCAAAAGTTCTAAAGCTAAAGCATATGTCATATGGAAAGACTATTCATCATGCATATGTCATGCCATACGAAGCATCTCTCACCCAATTAATCACAAAATGGTCACAAGAACTACACAGGCCTGTTGTCACTGTATTTTTAGTAGTATTTGGCACAGAACATCTTCAATGTTTACTTGAACCACCAAAAGATACATGAACGCACCTTCAACCCGCTTGATGGCCACTTGTATGTACGCCACCCCTTCTAATTCACTTGGTATGACTACTTGGAGGGCGCCCCTTGGTGGGGCTCCAGGTGTAGTCGGGTCTGCTGCAGAGGAACTGGAGCTATCACTCTTCTTCACCTCGAATGTGCCTCCCTGGAGGAATCTTGAGCCAGCTGCAAAGAGACAAGAAATTAATTTGGAATATAGTAAAGTTGGCACCGCTCAGTTACACATATTATTTAGGGATAAAAGCAACCACGGTGTTACAATGAGTCTCTTCTACTTAGTTATACCCATTGTCTCCAGTCGGAGAAATTACCCACTAGACCCTCCTGCCCTGGAATCAAGTGTTTTACCCAACCTACCTGATCGATAACTAAGATCTCCCAGAATCGTATTACCAACTTTCTTGAGTCTCCAGTTTTGTCTTAATCGGAGGAGTTCAATATGAAAGTCTGGTGTTGTCCTTCCAACGCTCAACTCATAGTGCGATTTCTTCAACCGTTCTGCACCAGAGATCAAGATGGATGCAGCAGAGCTCAAACCCTTCTTCTTTGCCATCAGCAATGCTCCAACTTTCGTATCGGTGGGTTCTTGAGATACGGGGTCCAGAACCATGTACTTCTCTTGCCTAGCGATGGCTAGGACATCCAACAATACACTGACCTCACTTAAACTGGCTCTGAAAACACACAATAACTGAATAATGTAAATGACTTCACTTATGATAGTCCTATAtaagtatatacatatgtgcTGCCAGACAGGGATGAACTTTGATTAGTTGAATGAACTTCCATTATTCTAAACAATAACCTCAATACAAACAACTTACTTAATCTTGTTCCTCACAGAATCCCAGGGCCAAAGTGAGGGTTGGAACTTTGCCAGTGCTTTTTCTTCCTCATTCTCCTTCTCTCCCTCAGAAGTAGCTTTGCCTTTCTCAGCACTCTCATCCTTATAGAAGTCGATCTTGTGTGCCAATTTAGTCAGGTTTTCTGACATAGACAGtggcctgaaagtgaaagatgaACAAGGTTCACATTACAATTAATGAATTATTTACAGAGATTTAAAATAATGTCTCCTAAATTATGCACGGTACCAGTACTTGTTTGGATCACTTACCATACCTACtaactttttaaaactttttttgaGTTACCTATGTCTCATTGTCTGTGATGCATTTGTGGTAGGAAAGAAGCTCTGGTTGGCTTCCTTGAACTTGTACCCATCCGAAAATGAGGCCTTTGACATTCACATTGGCTTAATcgatctattttcggacagtAAAAAGTACAGTTTTTCTAAAAAACAAAGCAACTGATGCAGCATTATTTAGGTACATGAAATGCTATATATTGTTCGTATTACGTACTGAACGTATAGTTCTGTTCCATCGAGGGCAATCTCCTGCACCTGGTTTTCCAAAACAGTCTCTACCGAAACTCGAACTGCATGATTCGCCATTTTGAATGCAGACAGATCTTTTGTtcagaaatatgaaaaaataaacTCTTATAACAAATATTACCACCTGATAATTATTAAACTTTGTAAAAATGACTGGTAAGTAAGTACTGTATATGCAGTAATGTG
Above is a window of Lineus longissimus chromosome 3, tnLinLong1.2, whole genome shotgun sequence DNA encoding:
- the LOC135485385 gene encoding mediator of RNA polymerase II transcription subunit 17-like isoform X1 — its product is MANHAVRVSVETVLENQVQEIALDGTELYVQPLSMSENLTKLAHKIDFYKDESAEKGKATSEGEKENEEEKALAKFQPSLWPWDSVRNKIKASLSEVSVLLDVLAIARQEKYMVLDPVSQEPTDTKVGALLMAKKKGLSSAASILISGAERLKKSHYELSVGRTTPDFHIELLRLRQNWRLKKVGNTILGDLSYRSAGSRFLQGGTFEVKKSDSSSSSAADPTTPGAPPRGALQVVIPSELEGVAYIQVAIKRVEETKHKEHKFSAIEASDVASAILTIAANLETSVPSEAYWQQKLEAAQNVIFCKELFAHLAREAVQLKSQISHVVIGKQIISNLFPGVQLSIALCHYTGKDKKTPPMPHRPEHNHVLEHSLHQLLREVHYKNIHHSSPHPVTTTLGVNKRRRMAGPHAFSRDDLIEMSQCETLLEQIIKQAKHTVLRQKTMQFLDEFSRITADPLIASHWNSLSSALESTVKINITSQGYDTVRTTQALIVGTDNIKAVCRDGRVITLSFEEQELRDFILCQIAQHQISAVQTLSKMMGWQVLSINTHAGVGDMEPLGNTSTVMLASPTGERVLSIRSAPVSGIQVSVQSCPKQADETNSNHTLVKDNKWTSLGSPFKSINVNRIEGKNLVSKIELLMAALAK
- the LOC135485385 gene encoding mediator of RNA polymerase II transcription subunit 17-like isoform X2 is translated as MANHAVRVSVETVLENQVQEIALDGTELYVQPLSMSENLTKLAHKIDFYKDESAEKGKATSEGEKENEEEKALAKFQPSLWPWDSVRNKIKASLSEVSVLLDVLAIARQEKYMVLDPVSQEPTDTKVGALLMAKKKGLSSAASILISGAERLKKSHYELSVGRTTPDFHIELLRLRQNWRLKKVGNTILGDLSYRSAGSRFLQGGTFEVKKSDSSSSSAADPTTPGAPPRGALQVVIPSELEGVAYIQVAIKRVEEASDVASAILTIAANLETSVPSEAYWQQKLEAAQNVIFCKELFAHLAREAVQLKSQISHVVIGKQIISNLFPGVQLSIALCHYTGKDKKTPPMPHRPEHNHVLEHSLHQLLREVHYKNIHHSSPHPVTTTLGVNKRRRMAGPHAFSRDDLIEMSQCETLLEQIIKQAKHTVLRQKTMQFLDEFSRITADPLIASHWNSLSSALESTVKINITSQGYDTVRTTQALIVGTDNIKAVCRDGRVITLSFEEQELRDFILCQIAQHQISAVQTLSKMMGWQVLSINTHAGVGDMEPLGNTSTVMLASPTGERVLSIRSAPVSGIQVSVQSCPKQADETNSNHTLVKDNKWTSLGSPFKSINVNRIEGKNLVSKIELLMAALAK